Below is a genomic region from Epinephelus moara isolate mb chromosome 9, YSFRI_EMoa_1.0, whole genome shotgun sequence.
tgTCTTGATTCCTGCTGTAGAAGAAGTTTCCTTTGGGATAATAATAAAGTTGTAGTTGAAGTTGAGTTGAAGACTATCACAAAAAGGTATTcttataaaaattaaaaactgtccctttaagggtGAGGTGTACAAAGTGTGTGACATCAACACTAGGGACCAAGTTTTGACTCCTACCAGCAGCAATCGTTGGTTTCCTTTAACGGTCTCCTGAAAGGGCAATGAGCTCCAAAAATGTtgcctttatcagtctgcataTTTCAGTCTCTTACGTTAGACCTTTACTCTGTCTATGCGTTTGCTTTGTTGCACAACAGTAGCTCTAATACATATAATTGGTcattatgttgatttttttcagtgccTTCTAGAGGTCTGGCCTTGGTATTTATGTGACTTCCTTCACTTAACCTTAACTACTCCCTGACCCTAACCAACTAGTTAAAGTTGCCTAAACCTCAAATAAGTGCTGTTACTGTTCATATAAAAGGGAATAAATGAGAATCTGAGAGATGAGAGATTACATGATATTTTTCATTGGTCCTTTTACTGACAGGTTTACCATGTGGATTTGAAATTTTGGCCAAAAAATATTATCTTGAGGGATAAAACTATTATTTTCCTCATTCCTAAAACACCTCTGTTTTACAGATCCGTATGGGTTTCATCCAAAAACAGCTACAAGCTCTTTAGTGCCATTAACACCATCTGCATGTGAGCTCCATCCGTCCCATCGATGATGACTATCTGACACCGAGGAATGAAAGATAAGATTTAAACAAAACCGTCTGTCTCCTGAAAACCACACAAGGCCTTTCAGACGGTCATAAAAACAGGGTGTAGATAATTCTCAAATGCCAGACTTTTGAGAAACCACAGACATGGTTTTCACTAAGAAATGGTCCACGGCACTTCCCATCTGAACTGCCCAGCTGCACATTACCAAGACTAAAATAACCTTAACAATTTAATGACATCAAATTATACGTCTAGCCATCAAAGTTTTATAATGTGCTGCAAATCACGTCAGTAAAATCTCAAATCCCCTCACTGTCAAACTACAGTGCTTAATCGTGTTAAGTGTAATAAGTTTTAGTGCTCATGAGCGTATTCACAGCCTCTGGTCTGAACATCTTGGTGGACataacctctttttttttaaccttttctgGAACAGCGATGGCATGAAATGATCCgaatcacaaataaaaacgCTGATTTGTCCACCCGTTTGATCTGACTCAAATGCCACCTGcataaattacatttcatatgGATCTTATGCAAGCCCAGGTGTGCAAAGCTCCAGGAGCACCCATCTGGCAACCGTAATTAGGGAGGATTGTAATTATGCTGCGGTCCAGCAAGAGATCAAATCATCTTCCACCTCAGGGCCTTGGGAGCAAATATTCTCGTATAAAGAAACATTTCCAAACTTTCTCTTTGACACGTCGACAGGAAGCTGctgccacaaagacacaaacacttcaggaaacatttgtttgctttcttttgcACTAATCCAAGATTAAATCCCATATAAGATCGTTGCAACAATGCCATGAGAGGACAGGTTTTATCTTTGAGCATCTGATGCCACAATGAGCCTCACGGGTGAGTAATCCCTCCGTGTTGTTTTAAAGGGCAGTCATTTTGGATtaatgttttcctctgtgtcacCTGCTCAAAGAAATCCCACTGTTTCATCATCAGGAGTCTAATATCACTCACCACGTTGGAGATGATTTTAATTAACTTTCTGCCAAAACAACACTCTTGAACACTGCGAGAGTTCTGCTCAATTGGCTTTTAAGGCTTTCAACTAATTTCCTGGACACAACAGGAGACACTACGATTGGACACAATTCAACGTGGCCAATCCAGCGCATCCAAAATGGTATAAAAGAGCGTGATACGATCTTGGGGTCAGAACAACGAAGCAAGAGCTCTGGAAAGACACTCCTTCACGAACGCAGCGCTTTGCAAGATCTTCACCATGAGACAGTCACTCATGTCCGTCATCTTCGCCGCAGCACTCTTATTGGAGTGCTATACAATGTCAGTGGCGTTACCCATGGGCAAGACTGACGATGGCTCCTTGGAACAGGATACTTTCGCCTCGCTGCTGAGCGATGAAACGCCAGAAAACAGCCTCGGCGATGCAGATCTACCCACTGTGGGCAAAACCAGAGGGCCGAGGGTAATCGTCATCGCTGATCCAAGTCTGTGGAGGGACCTGCGGGTGCTGCACAATGGACTGTCCCTTCACAAACGGAGAGCTGACGACAACAGCATGGTCATCGAGCACAGAGACGCCGGCCAGGACCTGAGCATCCCCATCCTGAGGAGGGACACAATGAGGTGCATGGTGGGACGAGTGTACCGGCCATGCTGGGAAGTCTAGGACTCTGCTCATCTAGGCAGCGAAACAGAGGACGACCACCACTTCCTTTCCTGCCTCACACTGAGCTGCAACATAACCCAAAAATCTATGTATCTATGTCTAACTTATTGCAGATCTGAGAATTAAAACCACTGAATTCTGCCTTATGTCTTGTGCATGTTTGGTATCTGTTTCACTACTAAGCTCTTGTTCCTAAAACAGAAATGTTGAGGGTTCTACTTTTAAATCTGTTCATACGTGATGGCACAGAAGTATTGTTCATAGAGAAATACGTAGTGCACAAATTGTCATTGgtagttttctgtttgtgtatggATTAAATAAGATACCGTGTGTTAATTAGTGACCTTAAGAGGTGCTGGTAAGTTTATTGTTGAACTTTGGACAGCCtccagtgtttatgctaagctaggctaatcatCTTCAGGCTTCAGCCTGTATCAGTCTTTTCATCTACCTCTAGACAGAAAAacccaaaatgttgaagaagaagACTTAAAACTAGACACCAGAGCAGTGGTTCTACAACCATGTacccagcccgttctcattcccaggtcaacATATACTAATGCTTTGTCATGTCCCTTTGGCATGTGACACAGATGCTGAAGGAACCCTTTGGTGTATCTGTGAGACACACTGGGTTTTTAACAAACTCCAATATAAGCCTATCCACAAAAATATTTGATGCTGAGAGTTACGCGTATAGTCTTAGTCCTTGTCtcaagacaagggaaccagaggtgcaaaaatgctaacctgtttccaggttttaggaatCATTGCagccaacccggtctcactccaaagtcctCAAAAACTGGCGCttagtcagtgacttctggtgttaCACACTGACGAAAAGGCTGACCTTTCATGTCAGCAAGATATGTGGGCGGTCGCCATTGTTAAATGGCACTCAGTGGCATCAGGTGGAAACGAGACAACAGCAAAAGTTATGGCGGCGGAACTCTGAGTAGgaagggtgggaggggtggtggatgggtccaacaaccaccaactttcactgGTCACTTCCAatgagattgtaaagccaagcTGTTCTTTGATGTCATAGAAAACCGgtgcttgagcagtgacttgcggcatcagacaccgacaaaaaaagctgtcctttacgTTCGACATAATGCGCAGCCAGCGTCAGGGAGAAACACGACACAACACAAACCAAAGTTAAGGTGACGAAAGTCACAGTAGGATGGGTGGGAGGTTTggtgtatgggtccaacaaaccccaacgttcacccgggagagcggtgttcacgtcctgtaagattataaagccaaaccattttcttttttctgaaagCTAACCATGTAtgttaccctggaaatccagagttctcgcgagagcacaatttgaatttgctcagcgagtcactctggcaatcagtaatgatgctcattacccatgccgttggaccTGAGCTGTGCCAATCACATTGGTGTATCTGATaaaggcgggccagaggcgagctaaacagatgacgacagtgcTGTGaagacgaagtccggaatcagtcagtaaataTTGCAAGATTGTCAAGGGATGGACACTAGTTGTTTGAaatggctttggccgctacaattaacgagttagacttggctttttctctaaaagaggaacagaagacggcacttgaatctttcctttgcaagaaggacgtttttgctgttttgctgaccgGATACAGtcagagtctaatctaccagttagctccgctggtagcgctctggatacgtcaccccgtgtattgttctgattggtcgtagtgttattcaattgcgtgcagtgatattttcaaatgcatgcttggtgccgcccctcaagttgggccatttgcattactcatggccagaccctaaatctttctagatttgggtctggattttcCAAGTTTTCCAGgctacatgtatgtgtgttggccaaacgtaaccacatgcgtttgttgttgaaggaaaaaacgtcagtttgctgtgttgtactgatgtagtgggtttattttgaaaaagactgtatgcaaacagtacatttcctgtgaaaatggaagtttatttttaacacagacaatgcatgtaacaggcagaagttgacatggcgtcccagaacatcatgCACTCATCCCTTTGCGTATCACTAGAGAGAGAACCAGTGccttagagcagtggttcccaaacaGGTGGGCGTGACCCCCTTAGGGGTGCGCCAAAGAGCCACGTGAGGTTGCGAAGCCCTtttgattttaaggggtgtaattattttaatgtgttatgtgtcaaaatttaattcatttatgtgtcaaaaacaaatcagtttaaGGGTAATATTAAAAGCTCATTcacttattaaaaaataaataaataaattagtatAGAAATTGTTAAAATATGTATTGCGAGGATACAGATACAAAATCCCTCCTGCAGTTTACACGGAGGTAAGCGGAGGAAACAGCTGATGGTGGGATGGCGAAGTCATCCTACAGTAGCGCTTCAAACAGCTGTAGTAGTTACAAGAACAAGTTGGTGTGAGCTGGCTTCTTCCGGACGTAATGTAGGTCTGGTTCAACAACAACATCTGTGATGGGAGGAGTCGCCTTGATATCCACTGTAACTTCCCCACTTTCAGCAGCTCCCCTAAAATTACAGACAGATTTTCACATAAGACTTTGTTACATCAGTTCCTGCATACTGGTAAATGCCATTGTACATGTGCTGGTGACTTGTTGCCTGCAGAACAAAGGCAAGCTCTTGGGAGATTATTTCCAACCGTACAAGAGCTCATCAGTGCGTCAGGGTAAACGATTTCCTGAGCCTTGCAGATGTGTCCGGCCCTCGACTAGCACGGGCAGGAGTTAATAGAAAATAGCTTTTCAATCAATCAGGAGAGGAATCAAGCTTCCTGATGTCCGATAAACATCAATTACAGATGATTAGGCTCGTTATAGCTGCCGTGGCTTCTGCCTTGATAATGAAGCTCTGCAGATTCAAACACAGATCTCTTTCTGGGAAGTTTGTTTAAGCAGTGAGGGTTTGAGAAACTGTATTTTTACCTCTAACAAGGAAGTTGTTGTCTTAACTCCATTacaggacatttaaaaaaaaaggggcaCCTGAATGCACACCATCAatttttcattgtgtttctACCCCATTATTTATGACATACGAGGTTCAGTTGTGGTCTTGACCAATATTTCATTGTTCTTTGTGATACCAGAGAGGATTAACCCTGAATGCTGTTGGTGCAGAACAATCTGTTTGTGTGGGAGTCCATAATGTTTACTAATTCAGTGGGTGTGTAGTCATGGATGTGTGTGAGGTCCAGTTGTAGCTTGTGCGTACTTGTAACACCTTCCTTTCGCTGCCAGGAATCAGTGgttaaaagcaataaaaaggtTTCTGCTGCTCGACTGTTGTGGGTCTGTCAAAGTGGCCCCAGTCAACTACTGCAGAACATTCCTCGCAAAATGCAGAGTGAGAGCAGTGAGTCAGCAGAACGGAGGATGTGTTTCTGGGAATGTCTGCACCTTTTTGGTATTTGGGAGTAAGCTTCTGGGGTTGGAAAAACAATTAGGCTGAAGACATCGGCAGATATCCAGCATGTGAAAAATGCAATGCCGACTCTGACAAAACGGCTCATAACTGTGGTACTTTGTAACCTATAATAGACCATTTATTTCCCAGCCTGACAACATGAGAACAGTTTTCGTGAAGTAAATCCTTTAATGGTGATGAAGTTACATTTTATTCACCTGGGGAAACATGAGCTCTAGACATTACACTGCTGGTTGGTTGGTATGTCAAGTCACCACTTTTGTCTAGATGGTAATATCTCCACATCTATTCCATGGATCATTATATAATTTTGTACTGACATTCATGGTCcgcagaggatgaatcctactgactatAGTGACCCCTGGCActtcctctagcaccaccattAGGTTGTGTTTTGAGTTAATGTCTGGACAACTATTGAATATGATTGTCATGAAGTTTTGTATAGACATACATTTTAGCACTACAAGCAGTGGCTAGTGGTTCTAGCCTAAATTGTGCCCTGGGTGGGTTTTTATTTATCAGCTTCACCTGTACATCGTTCATCAAAAGGACAGTtccaacacattgtcactccaACTTCACCACATATCGACCTTTGGCCATggaccaacgcacccagggtaccttgcacgtcgtatctggatgtggtaacatccagatacgacgtgcaaggtaccctgggtgcgttggttgttgatgttctgggacgccgtgttaagttctgcctgttacatgcattgtcttctctcaaaatacacttctgttttcacaggaaatttactgtttacatacagtctcttttaaaataaacgcaCTCCATCGGTAAAACACGGCAAACTGGTGTTTGTACTAACatacatggttatgtttagctaaGAAGGAAAAAagttaaggaaaaaagaacagggtttggctttataatcttactaAACGCAAACACCACTCGTCCGagtaaaagtctgtgtttgatgatgatttctggaaagagacattgctgttgatttttttaaatgtatttttttggcactttgagcaccacaagctgattgccatctagttccattatattggagagaaggcggacatctctatggctgatatctccaacactctgcaactcgcaccaaaacaatctagattgataaacaagtatttttgatttggggtgaactgtccctttaacatacAACCACCACCATTCATCAGTTTACTTCACCACAACTGCTGAGGACCAAAAACAAACCTTTATTCATTTCACTTCAGTTCAGTTTCCTTACAGTCCgccacagcctcacagagcctcTAGcgtggctgtagactcttagtctttttttgttgttgacaaATGGTTTTACTGGACTTTAACACTGATTAATCTGAAGGGTAATTAATGAGTCATAATGTCGGGAAGATTTACTAATGTAGCGTAAGCGGAATTATGCTACATAAATTATTTCCAACAGATAGAAATACCTACCGCAGTGCGTATTTTCCTGTTTGAAATCCATGCTCTACAAACCCTTTGCCATAATGCTTCAAATCCTTGGCTGTGTATACAAAGGcctttccctttaaaattaTGACAAATTACAAGGAGAGCCTTTTGGCATTTACTTACCTCATAATAGTACGCAATTCAGATAAACATTTTATGGGAAGGTGCTTTGTTTTACCGATAACTGAGGGGAGCAACATCTGGGAACAGTTTAACAAGAAGCAGGGTAACCTTTTTTTCAAGCAGTTGTTGGTATATGAGGTTTTTAATTAAACTTCCCATTAACTTCACCACTCTGATGAATCTCTAATATTTCCCTGACACGTTCTTTTAGAGTTTTTTAACATTTGCTGTTGCCAAAATACCAAATTTTAATCACTGAAAGATGAATAAAACAGTCTCACATTGTCTTAAAGTCACCAAGAGCATTTAGTCATCATGGCCAGTGTTTTTGGTTTGGAAGTTTTGGCTTATTAAGCTGagttaaaagtccagtgtgaaagaggagggatatattggcagaaatggaactttgttttcattagtttataattacCTGAGAATAATAACCGTCTTGCTTTCGTTACCTGagaatgagctgttaatatCTACACAGGCAGCGGGTCCTTGTCCACCGACTCTAGATAGGCTATGGTCTTTTGCGTTTTCGCATCGGCCACCATATCAGCACcctccattgttttttttttattcattgtatttacaagtttaaatcacctggggcctcatttataaaactctGTGGAGAATCCATGCTAAATGAGAAATGAGACTTGGAATTGGACCACTAGGGGGCCCCATAAAATGCtcgcactttttttttcttcttcttcttcttcttcttcttctccctgcTCCCCATTTACTATGTTCAGGATATATTTACTAAAATCCCTTTGCAGAAATAGCACCAGAAGGCCTAATTCATGACTAGTTGTCTAGGCCACCTCTTCCCTTCAGTCTGCAACATAAAACTATTCCCTGCTGCACATTTCTAGGTTTGGCCTCTATGGGCCACCATAGGTCTCCAGTGTCTCCAGAGTGCACTGCCGCAGAAATCGAGGTGCTTGTGGGTGAGCTGGAGGTTAGAAAGCACAGAGCCTATTGTTTGGTGGCCAGTGGggtcacaaactaaagaaaaagcAGCCAGTGGGAACACGTTGCATCAAACAGGAGGACACTACCTGatataaaataagaaaagagtTGCACCCTGACGTCTTTGCTAATTTACACAAGCCATATGTGCAGGTGGTGAAGATGTGCCGGGTGACAAGTGGAGTACTGCAGTGTCAACGCAGCACATCAGACacaggtcccgtttatacgacgacttcaactgaaaacggtaaactttagttgcgttttggctgatcgtttacacgacagctgCGTttcagtcactaggcatgccgaccatcacaacaacaatgccgagctctgtttgtgctgctcatcctgttgatttgaagtgaagtgtagatctgttactgtagcaactccaccttaTCGTCCacccagacaaagttatctgtgcatgctttcgccattgtgtcttctttgttttggtttgtaatcaccgcgttgtagaggaaggcgcttcagcgcaggcgcatggcgtcatgccatggtgttgctttgcaaatttacactgccacccattggcctggcgtgcatactacagcgtttccagtagattttgtgGCTCCATGTGAACGGgtatcgtttcaataacgtcgtcatataaacgcagaagttttttaaaacgcaaaggacagacttttccgtttttagagaaaccgttgtcgtctaaacagggccacATACTTGTGTTCCCTGCAGCCATTTTACACACTAAAACTATCTGAAAACTGAAATGGTTTTTGGTGATGTATGCACAGTGTTAGAAGAGATTACAGAAAACTGGTGGCGCAGTATACTCCAATTATAATGCTGTTTGATGTTATCTTTTAGTAGTACAGCGGAAAATGTTAATTCAGCTAGCCTGGTTTACATGGTTAAGGTGAAAATTCCTCTCACATCTAATCTCCACAATCTGGCGTCAGTTCACCACCACACCATCTGTGTCCCCAATTTCCCCTGTCTCTAAAATGTGCGTATGCATGGGTAAGAGTTCCCTAAATTTTTACGTACATTTCCTCGTCaagtttttctttataaatccCAATTTTTGCTTAGAAAGTTGCGTACACACATTTCAAACCCCTTTTTTGTGCATATGCCATGGTTATAAATGAgacacctggtctgtttgttttgttagaGACTTCTGTCAATAAATGTGCACCCAgtaaaatcctcctgaacaatgaacactgaataaatccggtaacactttacttgaaggtatcgacataagggtgacatgacactgtcataactatgacatgacactgtcatgaacattatgtacatgtcataaacgtttatgactgatGACATAATGACAtaaagtgtcattcggtttttgtaatgacaagctgacattgtttgggttgtcttgattatgacaacttgacattaatcaaagtgacattaccagatgttgtctttgtcatgacaacttgacattaaatttgtttgggatgtccttattatgacaacttgatcttatccaggatgacattaccagaagatgtctttgtcataacaataataatcattatgtcaccttgtcataaacacaaaaagaggtgcatttcttgttaatgtcaagttgttatgacaaagagtTTGATCTGGTTGCAAtagtctgcaatcctcaccgctagatgcccccaatcctgcacactgctccttCAAAGCCTCTTTTTAGACGACACCTACAATTAAACTGATGAAATTTAAATGCAAACTTGACATCAAACCTCTAATTATTACAAAATCGTAGCTAAAGCTTTTGTCAAGGCCATTAATTATTAGTGATTTCCCATTAAGTTTTTGTACACTTAATAATAAACGCTCTGCCCCATCACTGCTACAGTTAATTGGGGGATTAAAAAGCACTTTGTATCCTCTGCAGGGAGGCATTGTAATGCTCGCTTGCCTCGCCTGTCGTTTCTTCCGGAAGAATAGCACTATTAATAGCTGAGGAACAGCAGGAGAAAGGTTGGCTATCCATTGAAACTGTCTTGGACTTAAAAGGGTGGAAAGCGCAGCTCGGCTGTCTGCTTCATGCTACTGAGTCCCCTTTCCCCCGGAACAATTCCATTTAGGACGATAAGGCTCTTAAGACGCCTCCGGACAGTTGAACTCAGTGACTGGGAATTTAATGAGCGAGATACTTCTTGAGTGGGGATTTAAAGAAAGAATTGGAACGACAGCATTTTTGGAGGACGATG
It encodes:
- the pmchl gene encoding pro-melanin-concentrating hormone, like, with amino-acid sequence MRQSLMSVIFAAALLLECYTMSVALPMGKTDDGSLEQDTFASLLSDETPENSLGDADLPTVGKTRGPRVIVIADPSLWRDLRVLHNGLSLHKRRADDNSMVIEHRDAGQDLSIPILRRDTMRCMVGRVYRPCWEV